In the genome of Deinococcus aetherius, the window GGCACCTTGCCCAGGGGGACGCCGCTGCCGACGGCGACCGGGGCGGAATGGCCGAGGAGCTTTAGGAGTTTCAGCGCGATCTCGGCGCGGGTGAAGGTATTCCCCCCGACCGTCGTGACCGCCCGCAGGTCGAGTTCGGGAGCCGTGGCGGCCAGCACGAGGGCGTAGGCATCGTCGATGTCGGTACCGATGTCGGTGTCGAGGAGCACCGGCAGGGGACGTTCACCTTCTGCGGCGTTTGAGGGCATTCCTACCCCGCCCACCCGGAAAGCCCCCGCAGGAAGCGCAGCCGTTCGGGAACGTGCACGCCCTCCCCGGCCTCGTGGCCGCTGTAGGGGTAGACGCGGATGTCCTTTCTCCCGGGCAGGCGGTTGTACGCGGCGAACACCGTGCTGGGCGGGCACACCTCGTCCATCAGGCCGACCGAGAAGAGGGCGGGTGCGTGGATGCGTGACGCAAAACTCACCCCGTCGAAGTAGGCGAGCGTGCCGAACACCTCCTCCACCGCGTCCCGGTGAACTCGCAAGTAGCCCGCCACCTCGTTGTAGGGTGCGGCGTTGGTGATTTCGGAGGCGCGGCGGAAATGGCACAGGAAGGGCACGTCGGGAAGCACGCCCGCGAGGTCCGGCACGAGTCCGGCCACCGCCAGGGAGATGCCGCCGCCCTGACTGCCCCCCGCCACGGCGACCCTTGTGGCGTCCACCCCGGGAGCAGCGCGCGCCGCCGCCACTGCCCGCACAGCGTCCGTGAAGACCCGGCGGTAGTAGTACGTCTGCGGACTGCGCACCCCGCGGGTGAGGAAACCTGGGTACTGGGGGTTGTCCCCATCCGGCGCGAGGTCGGGCGTGTCGCCCCGGCGCCACACACTACCCTGCCCGCGGGTGTCCATGACGAGGTGCGCGTACCCCGCCGAGGCGTAGGTGAGCCAGTCGGTGGGAAGACCCCGCCCGCCGCCATAGCCGATGAACTCCACCACACAGGGCAGGTCGCCCCCGGCGTTCCTGGGCCGCAGGAGCCACCCCTTGACCGGCTGCCCGCCGGAGCCCCGGAAGGTCACGTCAAAGGTGTTCAGAGAGCGCAGGCCGAAGTCCACCTCCTCGAAGCGGGCGTCCAGCGGGAAGGCGCGCGCCTCCTCCAGCGTCCCGCGCCAGAAGGCGTCGAAGTTGGCGGGCTCGTGAACAGGGGGGGCGTACGTCCGCAGCGTTTCCAGGGGCAGGTCGAACAGGGCCATCAGAGGCTCACCGCTTCATCCAGACTCGCGCCGCCCGTCTCCATGACCCGTGCATACCACGCCGCGCTCGCCTTGGGGGTGCGCTTCTGGGTGGCGTAATCCACATGCACGAGGCCGAAGCGCTGCTTGTAGCCCTCCTGCCACTCGAAGTTGTCCATCCACGACCAGTGGAAGTACGCGCGCACGTCCACGCCGTCGGCCATGGCCCGGCGCAGTTCCAGCAGGTAGCGTCGCAGGAAGTCGATGCGGGCGAAGTCGCGCACCTGGCCGTCCAGGTTCACCCAGTCGCCCGTGCTGGTGCCGTTCTCGGTCACGACGATGGGCAGGCCGTAGCGCTCTTGCAGCAGGCGCCGGCCCCAGTACAGGGAGGCGGGCGTCACCGGCCAGGCATACAGGTTGCGCCCGATGCCCTGCGGGTGCGGCACGTCCTGGGGAACGCCGTCCTCGCCCGCGCGGATGGTCTGGCCGTTGTCGATGTTGGCGCCCAGGAAGTCGAGCGGCTGGTTCATGATCTCGAAGTCACCCGGCTGGACGGGTGGACGCGCGCCGTCAAAGGCGTCCATGCCGTCTTCGGGGTACTGCCCGCGCAGCACCGGGTCGAGCCACCAGGTGTTGTTCCAGGAGTCGCCCTTGGGCACGCTGAACATGTGCCGGATCCCCGCCTCCAGGTCCTCCGGCCGCCCGGAGGCGGGGATCCGCACCACGCCGACCGGCGCGTAGCCCACGGTGCTGGGCGTCCTCGCATGTGAGCGGATCACCTGCACGGCCCGGCCGTGGGCGAGCAGCGCGTGGTGCCCGACCCGCAGCACCCGCTCCCAGTCGTACTGGTCTCCAGGTGCGTGCTGCCCGGTGCGGTGTCCCAGGCCCACGAAGCACTGCGGCTCGTTCAAGGTCATCCAGTGCGACACGCGGTCGGACAGCCGGTCCACCACCACCCGCGCGTAGTCGGCGAACCACTCGGCGCTGTCGCGGTTGAGCCCCGCGATCAGGTCCAGGTCCTCCTCCCAGCGGTGGTAGTGGTCGCAGGCCACGTCGCCCTTGTCCCCGCCCGCCACGCGGCCCGGCATGTGGGCGAAGGTGTCCCAGATGCTCGGCCCCTTGCCGTCCTCGTCCCAGGCGCCCTCGATCTGGTAGGCCGAGGTGGCGGCCCCCCAGGTGAAGCCCGGGGGGAAGGCCAGGGGTGAGGAAGTGTGGGCGTCGTCCATGATGTGCGTCAAAAGTCCTCCCGGGGCGTGGTCAGCACGTCACCCTCGTGCGGGGAGGGCGGCCCAACGTGTAAAGGGGCGTCCCTCCTGCCCTGTTACTTGCCCTCGACAATCAGCGTGACCGAGTTGGGCGGCAGGCGCAGGTTCCCGGCGGCCACGTCGCTCCAGGCCATGGTGCCCTTCGTGAACCCGTCCGCCGAGATCTCGTAGCGGTCGAGGGTGCTCCGGCGGCCGTCGGGGCGCCACCCCTGGAAGGTCGTCACGACCCCCTGCCGGGCGCCCGAGCGGTTGATCAGCAGGTACGCCCGCTCCCCGCGCTCGCCCCTCACGGCGGCGACGGCGACCGCCGACTCGTCCGCGCTCTGCGCCGCGACCCGCCTCCCGAGCATGTAGCGGTTCATCAGGTGGAAGAGGTGGGCGCTTGGCCGCAGCGCGTCGTTCTCGTCGGTCTTGCCATAGGCGCCGTCCTTCTCGTTCCAGGCCATCGTGGAGTCGGCGCCCGCGCCGGTCAGGTACACCATCGCCAGGGCGTCGAACACCGCGCCCTTATTGTTGTGCATGCGCTCCTCGCCCGTCCACCACGCCCAACTGATGTTGTACTCGTCCATCCACAGCGGGATACGCCGCCCGTTCGCCTCGTCCAACATGGCGCGGATGTCGGCCACGTGCTTGCTCAGCGAGTTCACGGTGCTGTCGGTCGGGTTGTAGATGCGGTTATAGATCGCCGCGTCGGACTCGGTGGGGTCGCCGCTCGCGTACCCGTGGATGCTCAGAAAATCGAGGGTGCTCACCGGGCGGCCCCGCTCCCGGTCGACGTTCAGCGTGCCCGCGATAAAGCGCCGCACCTGCGGGTAGAGGTCCGCGCGGGCGAAGGCGGGCCCGCCGACCTGGATGTGCGGGTCCACCGCCTTCATCGCGCGGGCCGCCCGGTTGTAGATGTCGATGAGGTCGTTCAGGCGGTCGGGCTGCCCGGCATTGGTGGGCCGCACGAAGTACACGTCGTCGCGCTCGTTCGTGGGCTCCCAGTACATCACCCGGTTGCGCCCCTGCACGTTCACGATCCGCACGAGGTCCGCGCAGAAGTTGGCGAAGGCGTCCTCCATGCCGGGGTCCAGGAGGTCGTCCTTGTCCGTATCCATCCAGCTCGGCCAGGTGGGGATGTTGATGAGGCGCACCGGGTCGGCCCCGAGGTTCTTCAGCGCCGTGTTGATCTTCTCGGCGTCCCAGCGCCTGTTGGCGGTATCGATCCAGCCGTTGGGCGTGGTCCCCGAGTCGCCCATCATCTCCATGCTGTGGTAGCGCAGGATGCCGGGGTTCATGTAGCGCAGGTTCTCGTTGTACTTCGCGCTCGCCGCGTTCTGGGGGTCAAAGGCCTTGAAGCCGTTCAGGCCGTAGCCCAGGGGCGAGGTGCGGAAGAGGGTCTGATCCCAGTTCACGCTGACGTTCACGGGCGGCGGGTCGATGGTCGCCACGCTCACGTGGTCGAAGGTCGAGGTGGCGAGCTTGCCGAAGGTCTCGCCGCCGCCCGCGAGGCCCACGTACAGCTTGCTCCCCATGCCGACCGTCGCGCTCCCGGCCTGCTGCCACGTCTGCCCGTCCACCGAGGTGAAGCCGGTGAACACGTTGCCCCGGCGTTCAAGCTTCACCCAGCCGGGGAGCGCCGCGCCATTCGCGGTGACGTTGGCAAAGCCCTGGGGCTCGGTCCGCGCGGCGAAAAAGGCGCCGTTCGCCCCCGAGAAGCCCATGATCGTCTCGCGCGCCGGGGGCCAGCCGTCCAGCGTCTCGCGTATCACGACCGCGGCCTTGGTCCCGGCATTGGCGCTGGCGATGTCCGCCACCCGCGCCACGATCACGCCGTCGCCCTCCAGCGCCTGGTAGGTGAAGTGGAACTGGTCGTAACCCCCGCCGATCTCGTCGCCCGCTCCCGTTACGCGGATGGTGTCGCCCTCCTGGGTGAAGCTCCCCGCGGCGCCGGTGTTGCCGATGTCGGCGTCCTGCCACGCGGTGGTGGAAACTGCCTGGGTGCTCAGGGAGGTGGGGGCGGCCCGCGTCGTGGGCGAGGCGTTCTGCCCGCAGCCCGCGAGGAGCAGGCCGGTCAGGGCGAGGAGGGCGGCGGAGGTGTGCGTGCGGTGGTGTTGACGCATAAGTGCTCCTGGATAGGGCCGGGTGCGGTCTTGGGAGAGGAGCGGATTCGGGGACGTGAAGCTTTGGAAACTGTGCTCAGTGGCTGTAAACGCGCAGGTCGTTGATGCCCCACCAGTTCGAGCCGGGGGTGCAGCAGCCCTTTTGCACGATGCGGAGGTAGCGGGCCGTCTTCGGGGCGAAGGTGATGATGGTGGGCGCCCCCGCGAAACCTCCACCCGTGCCGTACGCGCTGCCGCTCACCGCGATGCCGGGGCCGGTGACGAGGGGCATGCCGAGGTTGGCCGGGTCGTTGGAGGCGTACACCTCGTAGCGGCGGGGGAAGTCGGTCAGCGAGTTGTTGGCGTCGAGGATCACCCGGTCGAACGTCTTGGCGCTCCCGAAGTCCACCTGGAACCACTGCCCGTTCGCCTGCGGCGCCCCCGTGGACCAACGGGTCGTCACGCTGCCGTCGAGGGCGTTCGCAGGCCCCTCCCCGGCCCCGCTGCCGGACGCGCTGGCCGTCCAACCGGTGCGGGAGAGTTCGCGGCTGGTGGAGGTGACCGCCGCGCTGTCGGCGACCGTCAGCACCGTGACTGAGTTCGGCTCCACGGTCAGGTTGCCGTTTTGCAGGTCGGCGGTGCTCAGCGTGCCCGTGTAGTAGTACCTGGGGTCCGGCGCGACCACATACCGGTTCCAGGTCGCGGTCGTGCTCCACAACGACGAGAAGTTCACCTTCACCGTCTGGGCCGTGCTCGAGCGGTTCACCAGCGCCATCGACTTGCGCCCCGCCGAAGTGGTGGCGAGCGTGACCAACGCGCCGTTGTCGGAGGTGCTCGTCACGCGCTGGCCCGTCATGAAGGTGTTGAACATCTGGAGGTTGTGCGCGCCGACGCGGATGGAGTTGGTGCCGTCGTCGTTGTTCAGCTTGCCGTAGTAGCCGTCGCGGTCGTTCCAGGCGGCGGTGCCCACCTGCCCGGTGTTGGCCGCGCCGATGAAGACGAGGGCGTCGTACACCGCCCCCTGCGAGAGGGTCATCTTGTAGTCCTGGCGCCCGGCGTAGTTGATGTTGAACTCGGTGTCCATCACGGGGAGATTCAGCCCCTCCTGCCGCACGATGTTCACGATGTCCTGCCCGTGCCGCGCGGCGTCCTGCGTGCGGTTGTACACGTCGGCGTCGGCGGCGTAAGGGTCATCGTTCGCGTAGAAGTGGTACATCACCACGTCAAGGGAGCCCTTCGTGCCGCGGATGAAGCGCCGCACCCCGTCCGTCAGGTCGCCCCGCGCGAACTCCAGGCCGCCGATCTTCGCGTTCGGGTCCGCGGCCCGAATTGCCGCCGCAACCTTGTTGTGGAGCGTGATGAGTTCGTCGAGCTTGTCTCCCCCATTCAAATAGGGCACGTAGTACCGGGAGTCCAGCTCGTTCGTCGGGGTGTAGTACTTGACGTTGCGGCCCTGGTTCTTGAGGATCGTCGCCAATTGCGCGCAGAAGGCCGCGTAGTTGTCGAACTCGCTGGGGTCGAGCAACGTCTCGCTGTGGCCGCCGGAGGTATACGTGTACGTCTTCATCCAGGCGGGCCAGCGGGGGATGTTCACCAGCTTGGCGGGCTTGTAGTACTCGTACGTGCCTGAATTCAACGAGTCAATGGCGTCCATCACCGTCTTGATGCGAGCCTCATCCCAGCGGCGGTTCGCCACGTCCACCCAGCCGCGCGGGTCGGTGGCCGAGTCGTTGATGAGGTCGTTGTAGTGAAAACGCACCAGGCCGGGTTTGAAATAGCTGAGGTTCGTCTTGTACGTGGGCTGCGTGGCAACCGAGGGCGCGACCCCGCCGTACAGCCCCACCCCGTACAGCTCGTTCGTGATGGTGCCCC includes:
- a CDS encoding acetylxylan esterase translates to MALFDLPLETLRTYAPPVHEPANFDAFWRGTLEEARAFPLDARFEEVDFGLRSLNTFDVTFRGSGGQPVKGWLLRPRNAGGDLPCVVEFIGYGGGRGLPTDWLTYASAGYAHLVMDTRGQGSVWRRGDTPDLAPDGDNPQYPGFLTRGVRSPQTYYYRRVFTDAVRAVAAARAAPGVDATRVAVAGGSQGGGISLAVAGLVPDLAGVLPDVPFLCHFRRASEITNAAPYNEVAGYLRVHRDAVEEVFGTLAYFDGVSFASRIHAPALFSVGLMDEVCPPSTVFAAYNRLPGRKDIRVYPYSGHEAGEGVHVPERLRFLRGLSGWAG
- a CDS encoding glycoside hydrolase family 1 protein produces the protein MTHIMDDAHTSSPLAFPPGFTWGAATSAYQIEGAWDEDGKGPSIWDTFAHMPGRVAGGDKGDVACDHYHRWEEDLDLIAGLNRDSAEWFADYARVVVDRLSDRVSHWMTLNEPQCFVGLGHRTGQHAPGDQYDWERVLRVGHHALLAHGRAVQVIRSHARTPSTVGYAPVGVVRIPASGRPEDLEAGIRHMFSVPKGDSWNNTWWLDPVLRGQYPEDGMDAFDGARPPVQPGDFEIMNQPLDFLGANIDNGQTIRAGEDGVPQDVPHPQGIGRNLYAWPVTPASLYWGRRLLQERYGLPIVVTENGTSTGDWVNLDGQVRDFARIDFLRRYLLELRRAMADGVDVRAYFHWSWMDNFEWQEGYKQRFGLVHVDYATQKRTPKASAAWYARVMETGGASLDEAVSL
- a CDS encoding GH39 family glycosyl hydrolase; translated protein: MRQHHRTHTSAALLALTGLLLAGCGQNASPTTRAAPTSLSTQAVSTTAWQDADIGNTGAAGSFTQEGDTIRVTGAGDEIGGGYDQFHFTYQALEGDGVIVARVADIASANAGTKAAVVIRETLDGWPPARETIMGFSGANGAFFAARTEPQGFANVTANGAALPGWVKLERRGNVFTGFTSVDGQTWQQAGSATVGMGSKLYVGLAGGGETFGKLATSTFDHVSVATIDPPPVNVSVNWDQTLFRTSPLGYGLNGFKAFDPQNAASAKYNENLRYMNPGILRYHSMEMMGDSGTTPNGWIDTANRRWDAEKINTALKNLGADPVRLINIPTWPSWMDTDKDDLLDPGMEDAFANFCADLVRIVNVQGRNRVMYWEPTNERDDVYFVRPTNAGQPDRLNDLIDIYNRAARAMKAVDPHIQVGGPAFARADLYPQVRRFIAGTLNVDRERGRPVSTLDFLSIHGYASGDPTESDAAIYNRIYNPTDSTVNSLSKHVADIRAMLDEANGRRIPLWMDEYNISWAWWTGEERMHNNKGAVFDALAMVYLTGAGADSTMAWNEKDGAYGKTDENDALRPSAHLFHLMNRYMLGRRVAAQSADESAVAVAAVRGERGERAYLLINRSGARQGVVTTFQGWRPDGRRSTLDRYEISADGFTKGTMAWSDVAAGNLRLPPNSVTLIVEGK
- a CDS encoding discoidin domain-containing protein; the protein is MSKRTTPALTLLTLALTACGQPAQSGETSAPTLHTQAAVTANVYVDWGETRGTITNELYGVGLYGGVAPSVATQPTYKTNLSYFKPGLVRFHYNDLINDSATDPRGWVDVANRRWDEARIKTVMDAIDSLNSGTYEYYKPAKLVNIPRWPAWMKTYTYTSGGHSETLLDPSEFDNYAAFCAQLATILKNQGRNVKYYTPTNELDSRYYVPYLNGGDKLDELITLHNKVAAAIRAADPNAKIGGLEFARGDLTDGVRRFIRGTKGSLDVVMYHFYANDDPYAADADVYNRTQDAARHGQDIVNIVRQEGLNLPVMDTEFNINYAGRQDYKMTLSQGAVYDALVFIGAANTGQVGTAAWNDRDGYYGKLNNDDGTNSIRVGAHNLQMFNTFMTGQRVTSTSDNGALVTLATTSAGRKSMALVNRSSTAQTVKVNFSSLWSTTATWNRYVVAPDPRYYYTGTLSTADLQNGNLTVEPNSVTVLTVADSAAVTSTSRELSRTGWTASASGSGAGEGPANALDGSVTTRWSTGAPQANGQWFQVDFGSAKTFDRVILDANNSLTDFPRRYEVYASNDPANLGMPLVTGPGIAVSGSAYGTGGGFAGAPTIITFAPKTARYLRIVQKGCCTPGSNWWGINDLRVYSH